The Patescibacteria group bacterium genome includes the window ATCTTATCTTCTTTTTCGTCCAAAGTCATAACTGTAACCTCAAACTCCTGGCCGACAAAAGATTTGAGCTTTTCAAGAATTTTACTTTTATCCCCGCCGCTTACCCGCGGATAATTTTCCGGCGCCAATTGGGAAACCGGCAAAAATCCCTGAATCTGGCAATAGCGAACCAGAAGCCCGCCCTTGTTAGCGTCAATTACTTTTACCTTAATGGTCTCTTTGCTTTTCGCCGCCTTTCTTAAAACTTCCCAGGCCTTTTTCTGGCCGGCGTGCCGGAAGGATAACTCCAATTCGCCATCTTCATTTTCTTCTTCAATCACAGTGGCCTCAACTTCATCCCCGGATTTCAAACCGGCATATTCTTCCGCTTCCTCATAAAGTTCCGGACCGCGAATTACGCCGATCAAAATACCGGCAATATCAAGCCTTACCTCGGCCCGAGAGGCGGAAATTACTGTTCCCCTAACCGTATCCCCGGCCTGGGGGATTTTTAAATTGTCTTTTTCTAATAATTCTTGGAAATCCTTGCCTTTTTCATCAAGAATTTTTTTGTCTTCTTCCATATTTTTTTATTCTACAAATTACAAATCAAAACACAAATTCACAAATATTATATAAACATCTTTAAATTTATTTGTGTTATTTGCGATAATATTTGTGGATTTGTAATCTTTTTAACTCGACTAACATCGCCAACTTTAAAATTTAATCTCAAATTAATAAATCGCGATATCCAAGTTCCCTTAAATAAAAAAAGATTATTTAACCTCCCATTTTTCGGGAAGCCCTTTGGCCACCTTCCACTACCCGCCAGGCGGGGGAGCGGAACCAAAGGTTTTATTATAGGTGTTTATTTAGTTTCTATTAATATATACCGCCCTTAAAAAAATGTCAAGTTTAAAAGCGAAAACAAAATAACCAAAAAATATTTGTAAAAAGTTTGTAATTTATAGGAACTAATAATACAAAAAACTTTTTCTTATCTGCTCAAAATACGGCCGGCATTTACTTCTGTCAGCCCCTCCGGACGACATTGTATATCTAATAATGCTTTGGGCGAGCGGTATTTGCAATTCGTAAATAAAATCCCCAGCCTTAGTCGTCTGCTCTTTTTTGACGGCCGGCGTCAAGCCGGCGGAAACCCGGACAAAACCCTCTTGCTCTTTGAGCAGAAGGGGGACATTAACGTCTTCCCCCCTTCTTTCAACTTTGCTTTTAATCTCGCACAACAAATTCCCGTTTTCATTGAAATAAAAATTGGGGGATCTCAATTCCTTCGCCTGCCAGCCTTCTGGCAAAATTATTTCAAAACCGTCCAGGACATTGCCAATGATTGTTCGGCCGTCATCCAACTGGGTGATGGCGTAAACCGAAGGATTGTGGACCAACTGGCCGGTAATCCACTCCACGCTTTCCTCTCTGACTAACGCCCACCAAATAATCAATTCGCCCGCAACTGCGACTAAAACCAAAATGGCAATCTTTACTAAATAATATTTTCCGTACTTTAAACGATAATACATATTTTATTCCTACAAATTACAAATGTTTCACAAATTTACGAATACTAAATAAAACGTTATTTCTGAAATTCGTAAATTCGTACTGATTTGTAATTCATAGGGTTATTGTATAAATTCTTTCCAAATATTATACAGCTCGGCCGTGGCAGTTAAATCCCAGCTATTATACTCGGCAATCTTTTTATATTCTCCATCCTTAAATAACCGGCCGACATCATCTCCGGTAATGCCGGCGCCCTTGGGGCTCTTAACGCCGAACGCCCGGCAATACAAATGCAGATTTCCTTTGCGCCGGACCGCTCCATAAAAAGACAGCTGGTCCAATAAATCAATATGCCTGACTCCGTATTGGCTGCTCAAATAACGATTGGACATTAAATTCACGGTCGGCTTGATTTTATGGACCGCTGACCTTATTAACAAAAAAGGCACATCAAAAGACCGGCCGTTAAAACTCACAAATTCCTTATAATTTTTAGCTCCGGCCCAAAAATCCAACAGCATCTCCTTTTCCGTCTTTGGCTTAAAGGTAAAATTTTCTTTTGCGTATTCCCGCGCCTCCTCCCGCGGAGATTGGAAATATATGGCTCCCTCATCTTTTTCATTATCATAAATTCCGATCGCCACAATTTCTCCGGTCAAAGGAGAAAAACCCAGCCCCTCTTTCAAATCTTTCAGCATCACATTATATTTTTTTTCTTCTTCTCCGGCTTCACGCTTAATCCAGCGCGTCAAGCTGCTCTGCGTCGCTTCGTCAATATTTTCCCAATCTTCCCCGATTGTTTCAATGTCAAAAATTAAAGACATATTTTACATAAATTCTAAATCCTAATATCTAAATCCTAAACAAATTCAAAATTCAAATTACCAAATTCTTTAATCATTGTTTGGGGGCTTTGAATTTTGGTAATTGTGATTTGTTTAGAATTTAGGATTTGGTGCTTAGAATTTGATCAAACACACATTTTATTTTAACTAATCCAATTTATATTTTACTTATTGGACTCCCTCTGCGGCCGCCTTTAGGGCCTGGCCCTGGCTGATGCCGGCCCGAATTTCTGATTTAATTTGCTCCAGGACGCTTTCCGGAATGCCAAAGTCAGTCGGGATGCCCATGCCGCCAAAATCAGGGGCTAAATCAGGAATAGTAATAGCCGGAGCTCCGGGCGGCAGTTTTATAATCGGCGCGATTCCGGTGGGAAGGCCTATTTCATTTAAAGTAATATCAAGAATAATATCTGGCCCGCCGGCTCCGGTCGGATAAGGAAAAGCCGCCGGGATCGCTATATCCGCAATTTGCGCCTGAATCACAATGGCGATGCTGTTCCCGGATCTATCAAAGGATTTGAGCCGGACAAATGAGGGCAAATAGGGAATAATCATTTCCTTGCTAATTATTTTTTCCATCTCTTCCGCTATTCTTTTTTTCATATCAGCTTCGCCGGGAATCAGAACGGCCGCTTCGGCCGGAATATCCGAGGGTATCATGCTTAAAATATCAGCCAGCTCTCCATAAACCAAATTAACCTCTTTGGCCAAATCAACGCCGATATCAACTTCCACATTTTTTATGCTGATTCGGCCGGATTTATAATTTCCGGCCGGCAGATTCAGCTGGCCCAAATTAACTATATTCTTTCCGGGATAAAGAGTATTCACGCCTCCGCCGGCCAAAGCCACAACCTCCCCGCCTTCATTGTTTATAAAAATCAAATCGCCCATCTCAACCCTTATTTCCGGCACGCTTACCGAAGCCCTTAAATTCGGCGGGTCAGTCAAGAAAATATTAATCTTGCCGAATAAAAATTGGAAATAGGGTGAAATTAAAATTCCTATCACAATAGCGCCTGCCCAAAATTTTGGCAAACGAATGGCAAAATGCAAAATAACCACCGCGGCAACAGCAATAATCACCATTATTAATAAGATTTTAGCGGAAACAAAAGTG containing:
- a CDS encoding ribonuclease H-like domain-containing protein, giving the protein MSLIFDIETIGEDWENIDEATQSSLTRWIKREAGEEEKKYNVMLKDLKEGLGFSPLTGEIVAIGIYDNEKDEGAIYFQSPREEAREYAKENFTFKPKTEKEMLLDFWAGAKNYKEFVSFNGRSFDVPFLLIRSAVHKIKPTVNLMSNRYLSSQYGVRHIDLLDQLSFYGAVRRKGNLHLYCRAFGVKSPKGAGITGDDVGRLFKDGEYKKIAEYNSWDLTATAELYNIWKEFIQ